TGCGCATGCGGACTGCGGATGAAATGGGCATGGGTCATGCCCGTCAGCTTGATATCGTCCACGTACCGGCCCTTGCCGGTAATGAAACGCTTGTCTTCCTTGCGCACGACGCGCGCGCCGATGCCTTCAACACCCATGTCTGGTCCTCCCGACCGGAATTGTTTTCACTGCGCTTTCCCTCGAAAGCAGCAGCGGTGGTTCTTTATTCGAGGCGGGCCGCTTTACTCGGCCGCCTGCGAGACCTTCATGCGTCCGGCTGCATCCAGCACGGCCTTGACGATGTTGTGGTAGCCGGTGCAGCGGCAGATATTGCCTTCGAGCTCTTGGCGGACTGTGGCCTCGTCGAGCTGACCGCCATGGCGGTGCACGATGTCGATCGCCGACATGATCATGCCCGGCGTGCAATAGCCGCACTGCAGGCCGTGATTGTCGCGGAAGGCGGCCTGCATCGGGTGCAGCTCGTCGCCCTTGGCGATGCCTTCGATGGTGGTGACGTTGGCGCCGTCGGCCTGACCCGCCAGCATGGTGCAGGACTTCACCGCACGGCCGTCCATGTGGACGACGCAGGCGCCGCACTGGCTGGTGTCGCAGCCGACATGGGTTCCCGTGAGATTGAGGTGATCGCGCAGCAGATGGACCAGCAGCGTGCGATCCTCGACGTCGACAGCGACGGCCTTGCCGTTCACCGTCAGTTTGACTGTAGACACGGTTGTAGTCCTCCCGGGATGATTTTGATTGTTTCTAATTAGAGACAGCGGCGTCCGGACTTTGCAACTGGGATTTTGGTCGCCCCGGTCATGGAAAGGTCATCGATCCCGCCGTGGCCGCAACGACTTGTGCGGGCGGGTCGGGGATTCTGTGGCCGGGCCGGCTGGCCGCGTGGGATGCCAGCCGTCATCCCACCGGTCGGCCTCTGGCCGATCAAGTTCGCCTTGCGCAGGCGTGCCGAATTTACCGCCCCTTATCGATTCTGCCTTAGTTTTGCGCATCCAGGTCGGGGGGCGGGGCGCCTCCGGATCGCGGCTGAATAGAATAAATGGGGGTTGGAATGTCCGGGCGTATCGCGTCGCCGTCTAAGCG
The genomic region above belongs to Bradyrhizobium arachidis and contains:
- a CDS encoding (2Fe-2S)-binding protein, with the translated sequence MSTVKLTVNGKAVAVDVEDRTLLVHLLRDHLNLTGTHVGCDTSQCGACVVHMDGRAVKSCTMLAGQADGANVTTIEGIAKGDELHPMQAAFRDNHGLQCGYCTPGMIMSAIDIVHRHGGQLDEATVRQELEGNICRCTGYHNIVKAVLDAAGRMKVSQAAE